The Streptomyces sp. Je 1-332 genome has a window encoding:
- the ftsH gene encoding ATP-dependent zinc metalloprotease FtsH, with translation MDVKRYFRGPVMWIVLAVLAVVVLMQVVGSSGGYKTVDTGQVVQAINDDKVESAKLTTGDESTIKVELKDGQKVKDSSKIQASYIGNQGVDIAKTLQDKYQDKKIPDGYTVSPSKQNPFVGILLSLLPFVLIVVVFLFLMNQMQGGGSRVMQFGKSKAKLITKDTPKTTFSDVAGSDEAVEELHEIKEFLQEPAKFQAVGAKIPKGVLLYGPPGTGKTLLARAVAGEAGVPFYSISGSDFVEMFVGVGASRVRDLFEQAKANAPAIVFVDEIDAVGRHRGAGMGGGHDEREQTLNQLLVEMDGFDVKGGVILIAATNRPDILDPALLRPGRFDRQIAVDRPDMQGRLEILKVHQKGKPVAPDVDLGAVSRRTPGFTGADLSNVLNEAALLTARGDKKLIDNHALDEAIDRVVAGPQKRTRIMSDKEKKITAYHEGGHALVAAASPNSDPVHKITILSRGRALGYTMVLPEEDKYSTTRNEMLDQLAYMLGGRAAEELVFHDPTTGAANDIEKATATARAMVTQYGMTERLGAIKFGGDNTEPFLGREMGHPRDYSEEVAALVDEEVKKLIETAHNEAWEILVENRDVLDNLVLQLLEKETLNKEQIAEVFAGIVKRPARPAWTGSSRRTPSTRPPVLSPRELSLTNGANGTTPAVTAGTEAPPATGIEVAPEDRPES, from the coding sequence ATGGACGTGAAGCGATACTTCCGTGGGCCAGTCATGTGGATCGTGCTGGCCGTCCTTGCCGTGGTCGTGTTGATGCAGGTCGTCGGTTCGTCCGGCGGCTACAAGACGGTGGACACCGGCCAGGTAGTGCAGGCGATCAACGACGACAAGGTCGAATCCGCCAAGCTCACCACCGGTGACGAGTCGACCATCAAGGTCGAGCTCAAGGACGGCCAGAAGGTCAAGGACAGCAGCAAGATCCAGGCGAGCTACATCGGCAACCAAGGTGTCGACATCGCCAAGACCTTGCAGGACAAGTACCAGGACAAGAAGATCCCGGACGGTTACACCGTCTCGCCGTCGAAGCAGAACCCGTTCGTCGGCATCCTTCTTTCCCTGCTCCCCTTCGTACTCATCGTCGTTGTCTTCCTGTTCCTGATGAATCAGATGCAGGGCGGCGGCTCCCGGGTCATGCAGTTCGGGAAGTCCAAGGCCAAGCTGATCACCAAGGACACACCGAAGACGACGTTCTCCGATGTGGCCGGATCGGACGAGGCAGTCGAGGAACTCCACGAGATCAAGGAGTTCCTCCAGGAGCCCGCCAAGTTCCAGGCCGTCGGGGCCAAGATCCCCAAGGGTGTGCTCCTGTACGGGCCGCCCGGTACGGGTAAGACGCTCCTCGCGCGCGCTGTCGCGGGTGAGGCCGGCGTCCCCTTCTACTCGATCTCCGGTTCCGACTTCGTCGAGATGTTCGTCGGTGTCGGTGCCTCGCGAGTGCGTGACCTCTTCGAGCAGGCCAAGGCGAACGCCCCGGCGATCGTCTTCGTCGACGAGATCGACGCCGTCGGCCGGCACCGCGGTGCCGGTATGGGCGGCGGTCACGACGAGCGCGAGCAGACGCTGAACCAGCTCCTCGTCGAGATGGACGGCTTCGACGTGAAGGGCGGCGTCATCCTGATCGCCGCCACGAACCGCCCCGACATCCTCGACCCGGCGCTGCTTCGCCCCGGCCGTTTCGACCGTCAGATCGCGGTCGACCGCCCGGACATGCAGGGCCGTCTGGAGATCCTCAAGGTTCACCAGAAGGGCAAGCCGGTCGCCCCGGACGTCGACCTGGGCGCGGTCTCGCGGCGTACGCCCGGGTTCACGGGCGCCGACCTGTCGAACGTGCTGAACGAAGCGGCGCTCCTCACGGCGCGCGGCGACAAGAAGCTGATCGACAACCACGCACTGGACGAGGCGATCGACCGCGTCGTGGCGGGTCCGCAGAAGCGGACGCGGATCATGTCCGACAAGGAGAAGAAGATCACCGCGTACCACGAGGGCGGACACGCCCTGGTCGCGGCGGCGTCTCCGAACTCGGACCCGGTCCACAAGATCACGATCCTGTCGCGCGGCCGGGCCCTGGGTTACACCATGGTCCTGCCCGAAGAGGACAAGTACTCGACCACGCGCAACGAAATGCTCGACCAGCTCGCGTACATGCTGGGCGGGCGCGCGGCCGAGGAGCTCGTCTTCCACGACCCGACGACGGGCGCGGCGAACGACATCGAGAAGGCCACCGCGACCGCACGGGCCATGGTCACGCAGTACGGCATGACCGAGCGGCTCGGCGCGATCAAGTTCGGCGGTGACAACACCGAGCCGTTCCTCGGCCGCGAGATGGGTCACCCGCGCGACTACTCGGAAGAGGTCGCGGCGCTGGTCGACGAAGAGGTCAAGAAGCTCATCGAGACCGCGCACAACGAAGCGTGGGAGATCCTCGTCGAGAACCGCGACGTTCTCGACAACCTCGTTCTGCAGCTCCTCGAGAAGGAGACGCTCAACAAGGAACAGATCGCCGAGGTCTTCGCAGGCATCGTGAAGCGTCCGGCCCGCCCGGCGTGGACCGGTTCCTCGCGGCGCACGCCCTCGACCCGTCCGCCGGTGCTCTCCCCCCGGGAGCTGTCACTGACGAACGGTGCGAACGGCACCACGCCCGCGGTGACCGCGGGCACGGAGGCCCCGCCCGCGACCGGCATCGAGGTGGCCCCGGAGGACCGCCCCGAGAGCTGA
- the folE gene encoding GTP cyclohydrolase I FolE yields MTDPVTLDGEGTIGEFDEKRAENAVRELLIAVGEDPDREGLRETPGRVARAYKEIFAGLWLKPEDVLTTTFDLGHDEMVLVKDIEVTSCCEHHLVPFRGVAHVGYIPAVSGKITGLSKLARLVDVYARRPQVQERMTTQIADSLMEILEPRGVIVVVECEHMCMSMRGIRKPGAKTITSAVRGQLRDPATRNEAMSLIMAR; encoded by the coding sequence ATGACCGACCCCGTGACGCTGGACGGCGAGGGCACGATCGGCGAGTTCGACGAGAAGCGAGCCGAGAACGCCGTGCGCGAGCTGCTGATCGCGGTCGGGGAGGACCCGGACCGTGAGGGCCTGCGGGAGACTCCGGGCCGCGTGGCACGCGCGTACAAGGAGATATTCGCCGGTCTGTGGCTCAAGCCCGAGGACGTTCTGACGACGACGTTCGACCTCGGCCACGACGAGATGGTCCTGGTGAAGGACATCGAGGTGACCTCGTGCTGTGAACATCATCTGGTCCCGTTCAGGGGCGTCGCACATGTCGGATACATTCCGGCGGTCAGTGGCAAGATCACCGGTTTGTCCAAGCTGGCCCGCCTGGTGGACGTGTACGCCCGCCGTCCCCAGGTGCAGGAACGGATGACCACCCAGATCGCCGACTCTCTGATGGAGATCTTGGAGCCCCGTGGAGTGATTGTCGTCGTCGAATGCGAGCACATGTGCATGTCGATGCGCGGCATCCGCAAGCCGGGCGCCAAGACGATCACCTCCGCGGTACGCGGCCAGCTCCGTGACCCCGCGACGCGCAACGAGGCGATGAGCCTCATCATGGCGCGCTAG
- a CDS encoding DUF3180 domain-containing protein gives MKQLRIRTLGGLFLVAGVLSWAGARLWDSVGTLPRVPLAAPIVLAVIAAVLLATALSLRSRLRAQRERRPGAKGVEPMMAARAVVFGQASALVAALVAGMYGGTGAFLLEYLDVPARRDQAIYAGLSLVAGIAVIAAAFFLERVCRLPEDDDENGGTAAAA, from the coding sequence GTGAAGCAGTTGCGCATCAGGACACTGGGCGGCCTCTTCCTGGTGGCCGGGGTGCTGTCCTGGGCGGGCGCCCGGCTGTGGGACTCCGTGGGCACGCTCCCCCGGGTCCCGCTGGCCGCGCCCATCGTGCTCGCGGTGATCGCCGCGGTGCTGCTCGCCACGGCGCTCTCCCTGCGCTCCCGGCTGCGCGCCCAGCGCGAGCGGCGCCCCGGAGCGAAGGGCGTCGAGCCGATGATGGCCGCCCGCGCGGTCGTCTTCGGCCAGGCGAGCGCCTTGGTCGCCGCCCTGGTCGCCGGGATGTACGGCGGCACGGGCGCCTTCCTCCTGGAGTACCTGGACGTCCCGGCCCGCCGCGACCAGGCGATCTACGCAGGTCTTTCCCTGGTGGCCGGCATCGCGGTGATAGCGGCCGCCTTCTTCCTGGAGCGGGTCTGCAGGCTCCCGGAAGACGACGACGAAAACGGCGGAACGGCCGCGGCCGCATGA
- the folK gene encoding 2-amino-4-hydroxy-6-hydroxymethyldihydropteridine diphosphokinase, with translation MTAFSTQGQSDPTVQPVPTAVVEKVDAADTTLSNPKRAVISLGSNLGNRLETLQGAVDALEDTPGLRVKAVSPVYETEPWGVEPGSQPSYFNAVVVVKTTLPPSSLLERAQAIEEAFHRVRDERWAARTIDVDIVAYADIVSDDPDLTLPHPRAHERAFVLAPWHDVEPEAQLAGHGAVAELLAKVTREGVAPRVDLELRLPE, from the coding sequence ATGACCGCGTTTTCCACGCAAGGGCAGAGCGACCCGACCGTCCAGCCGGTGCCCACCGCCGTCGTGGAGAAGGTCGACGCCGCCGACACCACCCTCTCCAACCCCAAACGCGCCGTGATCTCCCTCGGCAGCAATCTCGGCAACCGCCTGGAGACGCTGCAGGGCGCCGTCGACGCCCTGGAGGACACCCCCGGCCTGCGCGTCAAGGCCGTCTCCCCGGTGTACGAGACCGAGCCCTGGGGCGTGGAGCCCGGCAGCCAGCCGTCGTACTTCAACGCGGTGGTCGTGGTGAAGACGACCCTGCCGCCCTCCTCGCTCCTGGAGCGGGCCCAGGCGATCGAGGAAGCCTTCCACCGCGTACGGGACGAGCGCTGGGCCGCCCGCACGATCGACGTCGACATCGTGGCGTACGCGGACATCGTCTCGGACGACCCCGACCTCACGCTCCCCCACCCGCGCGCGCACGAACGAGCCTTCGTCCTCGCCCCCTGGCACGACGTGGAGCCCGAGGCACAGCTCGCGGGCCACGGCGCGGTCGCCGAACTGCTCGCCAAGGTCACCCGCGAAGGCGTCGCGCCCCGTGTCGACCTGGAACTCCGTCTGCCCGAGTAA
- the folB gene encoding dihydroneopterin aldolase, with amino-acid sequence MDRVALRGLKARGHHGVFPREREEGQTFIVDLVLGLDTRAAAADDDLAKTVHYGVVAEEVVAAVEGDPVDLIETLAERIAQTCLKHEGVLEVEVCVHKPDAPITVPFDDVTVTITRSRV; translated from the coding sequence GTGGATCGTGTCGCGCTGCGCGGCCTCAAGGCCCGCGGGCACCACGGTGTCTTCCCGCGGGAACGCGAAGAGGGCCAGACCTTCATCGTGGACCTGGTCCTTGGCCTGGACACCCGTGCGGCCGCCGCCGACGACGACCTGGCGAAGACCGTGCACTACGGCGTCGTGGCCGAGGAGGTCGTGGCCGCCGTCGAAGGCGACCCGGTGGACCTCATCGAGACCCTCGCCGAGCGCATCGCACAGACGTGTCTGAAGCACGAAGGAGTCCTGGAGGTCGAGGTGTGCGTCCACAAACCGGACGCCCCGATCACCGTCCCCTTCGACGACGTGACCGTCACCATCACCCGGAGCCGAGTATGA
- a CDS encoding nuclear transport factor 2 family protein: protein MTGARTDVEQVEQANTAFYEALERGDFDELSDLWLDADAAPETEPDPDARDDEDAAEDGDEAKISCVHPGWPVLTGRGEVLRSYALIMANTEYIQFFLTDVHVGVAGDTALVTCTENILSGGPPPEGGGELGPLVGQLVVATNVFRRTADGWKLWSHHASPVLAETDDEEGEESPS, encoded by the coding sequence GTGACCGGGGCCCGGACCGACGTCGAACAGGTCGAGCAGGCCAACACGGCCTTCTACGAAGCACTGGAGCGGGGCGACTTCGACGAGCTCTCCGACCTCTGGCTGGACGCGGACGCGGCCCCGGAGACGGAACCCGACCCCGACGCCCGGGACGACGAGGACGCCGCGGAAGACGGCGACGAAGCCAAGATCTCCTGCGTCCACCCGGGCTGGCCGGTCCTCACGGGCCGCGGCGAGGTCCTCAGGTCGTACGCGCTGATCATGGCGAACACCGAGTACATCCAGTTCTTCCTGACCGACGTGCACGTCGGGGTGGCCGGCGACACCGCCCTGGTGACCTGCACGGAGAACATCCTCAGCGGCGGCCCGCCCCCCGAGGGCGGCGGTGAACTCGGCCCGCTCGTCGGGCAGCTCGTCGTCGCCACCAATGTGTTCCGCCGCACGGCCGACGGCTGGAAGCTCTGGTCGCACCACGCCTCTCCCGTACTGGCCGAAACCGATGACGAAGAGGGCGAGGAGTCCCCCTCCTAA
- the folP gene encoding dihydropteroate synthase, whose product MSTLRGRGSVEGLPEWGRCAVMGVVNVTPDSFSDGGRWFDTTAAVKHGIDLVAQGADLVDVGGESTRPGAPRVDEDEELRRVVPVVRGLAAEGVTVSVDTMRATVAEQALSAGAVLVNDVSGGLADERMVPAVAAAGAPFVVMHWRGFLTDIHAKPVYEDVVSEVVDELHARVQAAIDGGIAPERIVIDPGLGFSKDAEHDLALLARVDRLREIGHPILVAASRKRFLGRVLAGPQGAPPPARERDAATAAVSAIAAHQGAWAVRVHEVRATADAVRVAHAVTSAAGGPR is encoded by the coding sequence ATGAGTACGTTGCGCGGGCGGGGATCGGTCGAGGGGCTGCCGGAGTGGGGCCGCTGCGCGGTCATGGGGGTCGTGAACGTGACCCCGGACTCCTTCTCCGACGGGGGCCGCTGGTTCGACACCACGGCCGCCGTCAAGCACGGCATCGACCTGGTCGCCCAGGGCGCCGACCTGGTCGACGTGGGCGGCGAGTCGACCCGTCCCGGCGCCCCGCGCGTGGACGAGGACGAGGAGCTGCGGCGCGTGGTCCCCGTCGTGCGGGGCCTCGCCGCCGAGGGCGTGACGGTGTCCGTGGACACCATGCGCGCCACCGTCGCCGAGCAGGCGCTCTCCGCGGGCGCCGTCCTGGTGAACGACGTCAGCGGCGGCCTCGCCGACGAGCGCATGGTCCCCGCGGTCGCCGCCGCCGGGGCGCCCTTCGTGGTGATGCACTGGCGCGGCTTCCTCACCGACATCCACGCCAAGCCCGTCTACGAAGACGTGGTCTCCGAAGTCGTCGACGAGCTCCACGCGCGCGTGCAGGCCGCCATCGACGGCGGCATCGCCCCCGAGCGCATCGTCATCGACCCCGGTCTCGGCTTCTCCAAGGACGCCGAGCACGACCTCGCGCTCCTGGCCCGCGTCGACCGCCTGCGTGAGATCGGCCACCCGATCCTGGTCGCCGCCTCCCGCAAGCGCTTCCTCGGCCGCGTCCTCGCCGGCCCGCAGGGTGCGCCGCCGCCCGCCCGCGAGCGGGACGCGGCCACCGCCGCGGTCTCCGCCATCGCCGCACACCAGGGCGCGTGGGCGGTCCGCGTGCACGAGGTGCGGGCCACCGCCGACGCCGTCCGCGTCGCACACGCCGTGACCAGCGCGGCGGGCGGTCCTCGGTGA
- a CDS encoding phosphatidylglycerol lysyltransferase domain-containing protein has product MSVRIDAELSGAVPDGEGSSPQGRRRTDGPRDGIRSGFSRLLRGPRPEAVPALVARACALVGLLNVAAGVFPRFRHSRMHALAEVLPGALGPFAAALALSSGVLLLLLAHGLRRHKRRAWRAAAVLLPAGAVAQFTYRHSVIGVLISLALLALLLRHRGEFAALPDPRSRWRALANFVLLGAGSIALGLVIVSAHPGKVIGDPSITERLTHVLYGLFGFEGPVDYYGTTSWTVGYSLGALGMLTALTTIYLAFRPEHPAARLTEDDEAKLRALLDKHGARDSLGHFALRRDKGAVFSPSGKAAVTYRVVSGVMLASGDPIGDVEAWPGAIERFMDEAKAHSWTPAVMGCSETGGEVWTRETGLDALELGDEAVVDVVDFSLSGRAMRNVRQMVKRIERNGYETRVRRVRDLGERELERIQRAADDWRGTDTERGFSMALGRIGDPDDGDCLIATAHKADDEPGDYGDLKAVLHFVPWGKDGVSLDLMRRDRSADPGMNELLIVAALQAAPKLGIARVSLNFAMFRAALARGEKIGAGPVLRAWRGLLVFLSRWFQIESLYKFNAKFRPRWEPRFVVYRSSKDLPRIGFAAMQAEGFVTLTMPRFLRRAGAQRRPCPHRTTEREVRAA; this is encoded by the coding sequence ATGTCTGTCAGGATAGATGCGGAATTGTCAGGTGCGGTTCCGGACGGTGAGGGCAGCAGCCCCCAGGGACGGCGCCGTACCGACGGGCCCCGTGACGGCATCCGCAGCGGATTCAGCCGGCTGCTCCGCGGGCCGCGCCCCGAAGCCGTACCGGCCCTCGTCGCCCGCGCCTGCGCCCTCGTCGGCCTCCTGAACGTGGCCGCCGGTGTCTTCCCGCGCTTCCGGCACAGCCGGATGCACGCGCTCGCCGAGGTCCTGCCCGGCGCGCTCGGCCCCTTCGCCGCCGCCCTCGCGCTCAGCTCCGGCGTCCTGTTGCTGCTGCTCGCGCACGGCCTGCGCCGCCACAAGCGGCGGGCCTGGCGGGCCGCCGCGGTACTGCTCCCGGCCGGTGCCGTCGCGCAGTTCACCTACCGGCACTCCGTCATCGGCGTACTGATCTCGCTCGCCCTCCTGGCGCTGCTGCTTCGCCACCGGGGTGAGTTCGCCGCGCTGCCCGATCCGCGCAGCCGCTGGCGGGCGCTCGCCAACTTCGTGCTCCTCGGGGCCGGTTCCATCGCCCTCGGCCTGGTCATCGTCAGTGCGCACCCGGGCAAGGTCATCGGGGACCCGAGCATCACGGAACGCCTCACCCACGTCCTGTACGGCCTGTTCGGCTTCGAAGGGCCGGTCGACTACTACGGGACCACGTCCTGGACGGTCGGCTACTCGCTCGGCGCGCTCGGCATGCTCACCGCCCTCACCACCATCTACCTGGCCTTTCGCCCCGAGCACCCCGCAGCACGCCTCACCGAGGACGACGAGGCGAAGCTGCGCGCCCTGCTCGACAAACACGGCGCCCGCGACTCGCTCGGCCACTTCGCGCTCCGCCGCGACAAGGGCGCCGTCTTCTCCCCCAGCGGCAAGGCGGCGGTCACCTACCGCGTGGTCTCCGGGGTGATGCTTGCCAGCGGCGACCCGATCGGCGACGTGGAGGCCTGGCCCGGCGCCATCGAGCGCTTCATGGACGAGGCGAAGGCCCACTCCTGGACGCCCGCCGTCATGGGCTGCTCCGAGACCGGCGGCGAGGTCTGGACCCGCGAGACCGGCCTCGACGCCCTCGAACTGGGCGACGAGGCGGTGGTGGACGTCGTGGATTTCTCCCTGTCCGGGCGTGCGATGCGCAACGTACGCCAGATGGTCAAGCGCATCGAGCGCAATGGCTACGAGACCCGCGTACGGCGCGTGCGTGACCTCGGGGAGCGCGAACTGGAGCGGATACAGCGCGCCGCCGACGACTGGCGCGGCACCGACACCGAACGCGGCTTCTCCATGGCGCTCGGCCGCATCGGTGACCCGGACGACGGCGACTGCCTGATCGCCACCGCCCACAAGGCGGACGACGAACCGGGCGACTACGGAGACCTCAAGGCCGTCCTCCACTTCGTCCCCTGGGGCAAGGACGGCGTCTCCCTGGACCTCATGCGCCGCGACCGCTCCGCCGACCCCGGCATGAACGAGCTGCTCATCGTGGCCGCCCTGCAGGCGGCCCCGAAGCTCGGCATCGCGCGCGTGTCCCTCAACTTCGCGATGTTCCGCGCGGCCCTCGCCCGTGGCGAGAAGATCGGCGCGGGGCCGGTGCTCCGTGCCTGGCGCGGCCTGCTCGTCTTCCTCTCGCGCTGGTTCCAGATCGAGTCCCTGTACAAGTTCAACGCGAAGTTCCGCCCCCGCTGGGAGCCCCGCTTCGTCGTCTACCGCTCCTCCAAGGACCTCCCCCGCATCGGCTTCGCCGCCATGCAGGCCGAGGGCTTCGTGACCCTCACGATGCCCCGCTTCCTGCGCCGGGCGGGCGCTCAGCGCCGTCCCTGCCCGCACCGGACCACAGAGCGTGAGGTCCGGGCGGCGTAG
- a CDS encoding alpha/beta hydrolase-fold protein: MGLTSNKVLALAVLLAVVLFIGTVWFWPRLARQSWRAVTGRVGLLIATQLAVFSSVGLAANQAFGFYATWADLFGQETSPGVVVDHDPATGGTPVDVRGTRPVNVPGGGSPSTGGQIQKVVVSGKEADIASPAYVYLPPEYFQPRYKKRTFPVSVVLTGYPGTAEALIKGLHYPQTAHGLARRDRMQPMILVMMRPTVAPPRDTECVDIPGGPQAETFFAKDLPGAISEHYRVGRNASSWGVIGDSTGGYCALKLAMHHPDVYAAGAGLSAYYKAPIDVTTGDLFHGDKELEERADLMWYLDHMPAPKTSLLVTTSKQGEDNFADTEKFIGKVKSPTRVSSITLESGGHNFNTWRREIPATLEWISGRLDGK, translated from the coding sequence ATGGGTCTGACGAGCAACAAGGTCCTCGCGTTGGCGGTGCTCCTCGCCGTCGTGCTGTTCATCGGCACGGTGTGGTTCTGGCCGCGCCTCGCCCGCCAGTCCTGGCGGGCCGTCACCGGCCGTGTCGGGCTGCTCATCGCCACTCAGTTGGCGGTCTTCTCCTCGGTCGGTCTCGCCGCCAACCAGGCGTTCGGCTTCTACGCCACCTGGGCGGACCTCTTCGGCCAGGAGACGAGCCCCGGTGTCGTCGTCGACCACGATCCCGCCACGGGCGGGACACCGGTGGACGTACGCGGCACCCGGCCGGTGAACGTGCCCGGCGGTGGCAGCCCGTCGACCGGCGGTCAGATCCAGAAGGTGGTCGTCAGCGGGAAGGAGGCGGACATAGCAAGCCCCGCCTACGTCTACCTGCCGCCCGAGTACTTCCAGCCGCGGTACAAGAAGCGCACGTTCCCCGTGTCCGTGGTGCTCACCGGCTACCCCGGCACCGCCGAGGCGCTCATCAAGGGCCTGCACTACCCGCAGACCGCCCACGGCCTCGCCAGGCGGGACAGGATGCAGCCGATGATCCTGGTCATGATGCGGCCCACCGTGGCGCCGCCGCGGGACACCGAGTGCGTGGACATCCCCGGGGGCCCGCAGGCCGAGACGTTCTTCGCCAAGGACCTGCCCGGTGCGATCTCCGAGCACTACAGGGTGGGCAGGAACGCGAGCAGTTGGGGTGTCATCGGTGACTCCACGGGTGGCTACTGCGCCCTGAAGCTCGCCATGCACCACCCCGACGTGTACGCCGCGGGGGCGGGCCTCTCCGCGTACTACAAGGCGCCCATCGACGTCACCACGGGCGATCTCTTCCACGGCGACAAGGAGTTGGAGGAGCGCGCCGACCTGATGTGGTACCTCGACCACATGCCCGCGCCCAAGACGTCCCTCCTTGTCACCACCAGCAAACAAGGAGAGGACAACTTCGCGGACACCGAGAAGTTCATCGGCAAGGTGAAGTCGCCCACCAGGGTCTCGTCGATCACCCTCGAAAGCGGCGGGCACAACTTCAACACGTGGCGCAGGGAGATCCCCGCGACGCTGGAGTGGATCAGCGGGCGTCTTGACGGGAAGTAG
- a CDS encoding betaine/proline/choline family ABC transporter ATP-binding protein: protein MIRFEHVTKRYEDGTTAVDDLSFEVAEGELVTLVGPSGCGKTTTMKMVNRLIEPTEGRIYVEGDDISTIDPVQLRRRIGYVIQQVGLFPHKTVLENTATVPHLLGVKRGRARERAAELLDLVGLDPATFGDRYPEQLSGGQRQRVGVARALAADPPVLLMDEPFGAVDPVVREHLQNEFLRLQQAVRKTVLFVTHDIEEAVRLGDRMAVYGEGRIEQFDTPSTILGAPANGYVADFVGADRGLKRLSVTPIEEGDLEQPPVLHLDDPLPARLDAQWAVVLDGENNLHGWISAEHAHGGKGTVRDHARRMEAWLPVGATLKQAFATMLQHDAGWIAVIDKDSEGRFLGVLTPARLHEALRRSTAADARDIARGEVELETVTAISKL from the coding sequence ATGATCCGGTTCGAGCACGTCACCAAGCGGTACGAGGACGGCACCACGGCCGTCGACGACCTGTCCTTCGAGGTCGCCGAGGGTGAACTGGTCACGCTCGTCGGCCCGTCGGGCTGCGGCAAGACGACGACGATGAAGATGGTGAACCGCCTCATCGAGCCGACCGAGGGCCGGATATACGTCGAAGGTGATGACATATCCACCATCGACCCGGTCCAGCTCCGGCGCCGTATCGGCTATGTCATCCAGCAGGTCGGCCTCTTCCCGCACAAGACGGTCCTGGAGAACACCGCGACCGTCCCGCACCTGCTCGGCGTGAAGCGCGGCAGGGCCCGCGAGCGCGCCGCCGAACTCCTCGACCTGGTCGGCCTCGATCCCGCCACCTTCGGCGACCGCTACCCCGAGCAGCTCTCCGGGGGACAGCGCCAGCGGGTGGGCGTGGCCCGTGCGCTGGCGGCCGATCCGCCGGTTCTCCTGATGGACGAGCCGTTCGGCGCGGTCGACCCCGTGGTGCGCGAGCACCTGCAGAACGAGTTCCTCCGCCTCCAGCAGGCCGTCCGCAAGACCGTCCTCTTCGTCACGCACGACATCGAGGAAGCGGTCCGCCTCGGTGACCGGATGGCCGTCTACGGAGAGGGCCGCATCGAGCAGTTCGACACCCCGTCGACGATCCTGGGCGCACCTGCCAACGGTTATGTGGCTGACTTCGTCGGCGCGGACCGCGGTCTCAAGCGCCTCTCCGTGACGCCCATCGAGGAGGGCGACCTGGAGCAGCCGCCCGTCCTGCACCTGGACGACCCGCTGCCCGCGCGGCTCGACGCCCAGTGGGCCGTGGTCCTGGACGGCGAGAACAACCTGCACGGCTGGATCTCCGCCGAGCACGCGCACGGCGGCAAGGGAACGGTCCGCGACCACGCCCGCCGCATGGAGGCGTGGCTCCCGGTGGGCGCCACCCTGAAGCAGGCGTTCGCGACGATGCTCCAGCACGACGCGGGCTGGATCGCGGTCATCGACAAGGACAGCGAGGGCCGCTTCCTCGGCGTCCTCACCCCGGCCCGGCTGCACGAGGCGCTGCGCAGGTCGACGGCGGCGGACGCGCGTGACATCGCGCGCGGGGAGGTCGAGTTGGAGACCGTCACGGCCATCAGCAAGCTCTGA
- a CDS encoding ABC transporter permease, whose translation MSEQNCLVTNDWICGEYVSSRSQELIDATVQHVGITAASVAIGVAVSLPLALLARRWRFLAGPILGVTTVLYTVPSLAMFSLLLPFFGLSASLVVTGLVLYSLTILVRNILAGLQAVPEEARDAAKGMGYGPLRLLWEVELPLALPALLAGVRITTVSTVALTTVGAIVDYGGLGSLILDGLDTTFKAQVLTASALCVVLAVVADLLLLALQRWLTPWTRVHRIRTKRTAPAERTAKVAEPA comes from the coding sequence ATGAGCGAGCAGAACTGTCTGGTGACGAACGACTGGATCTGCGGGGAGTACGTCAGCTCCCGCAGCCAGGAGCTGATCGACGCCACCGTCCAGCACGTGGGCATCACCGCGGCGTCGGTCGCCATCGGCGTCGCCGTCTCGCTGCCGCTCGCGCTGCTCGCCCGGCGCTGGCGCTTCCTGGCGGGTCCCATCCTCGGCGTGACGACCGTGCTCTACACGGTGCCCTCGCTCGCGATGTTCTCGCTCCTGCTGCCGTTCTTCGGGCTCTCGGCCTCGCTGGTCGTCACGGGCCTCGTGCTGTACTCCCTGACGATCCTGGTGCGGAACATCCTGGCGGGGCTCCAGGCCGTGCCGGAGGAGGCACGTGACGCGGCGAAGGGGATGGGGTACGGACCGCTGCGGCTGCTGTGGGAGGTGGAACTGCCGCTCGCGCTGCCCGCGTTGCTGGCCGGTGTCCGCATCACCACGGTCTCGACGGTGGCCCTGACGACGGTAGGGGCGATCGTGGACTACGGAGGCCTCGGATCGCTGATCCTCGACGGCCTCGACACGACGTTCAAGGCGCAGGTGCTCACGGCCTCCGCGCTCTGTGTGGTCCTCGCCGTGGTCGCCGACCTGCTTCTCCTCGCCCTCCAGCGGTGGCTGACGCCATGGACGCGCGTGCACCGCATACGTACGAAGCGCACCGCCCCCGCGGAGCGCACGGCCAAGGTGGCTGAACCTGCATGA